A window from Gossypium raimondii isolate GPD5lz chromosome 7, ASM2569854v1, whole genome shotgun sequence encodes these proteins:
- the LOC105787061 gene encoding uncharacterized protein LOC105787061: MSFFGCRLNLILPKQPSSFPLAALTRSQIRFYSTNGDDNDDVSNKELKRRIQKFLDGDEDAIPSIFEGILKRKLSGKHEESDDELMKEIRGEWKQPLDDADDLEFDSDLTDSSGTDGD; the protein is encoded by the exons ATGTCCTTTTTTGGTTGCAGATTAAACCTCATACTTCCCAAGCAGCCCTCCTCCTTCCCACTCGCCGCTTTGACTCGCTCTCAAATCAGGTTCTACTCTACCAATGGCGACGATAACGACGACGTTAGTAACAAAG AGCTGAAAAGGCGAATACAGAAGTTCCTTGATGGCGATGAAGATGCTATACCTTCAATCTTTGAAGGGATTCTGAAGAGGAAGTTGTCAGGGAAACATGAGGAAAGTGATGATGAATTGATGAAAGAGATTCGCGGTGAATGGAAACAACCTCTAGATGATGCTGACGATCTAGAATTCGATTCTGATTTGACCGACTCTTCTGGTACTGATGGAGACTAA